In Blastopirellula sp. J2-11, a single genomic region encodes these proteins:
- a CDS encoding MFS transporter has translation MIDASAAAAFESTIGPAGDMPRNSGAALLALCMGAFAIGTTEFLPVALLPTIGEDLEVSLPAAGLLVSGYALGVTLLTPILSAMFSGLPRKGMLISLMGLFFVTNLLCALAPNYGFLLGVRFFTAISHGVFLAAATTVATSLVPKGKEAHAIGVIFAGLSVAMATIVPLGSLLGQTLGWRVAFAGTAFLGLFAMLAQARYLPKLPAPTKRLTLAGQAMVLKQPRVLLALSMTALGYAGTFATFTYLTAILEEISGFQAVAVTLILGVLGVCITIGNLIGGKAADRSIYPALAGLFALVVVGMLGLWWAAPFKIGMIVAVIFFGLFMFSPGAGLQMLVVNQARRWKPGAVDVAAGLNQSAFNLGIALGAVIGGQVVASPLGLGATPLISAGVVMLAIGLIALGWRMDRKDDAAAEEKLVEQDAIRIAVDSPATVTS, from the coding sequence ATGATCGATGCGTCCGCTGCTGCTGCCTTTGAATCGACGATTGGGCCCGCTGGCGACATGCCGCGCAACTCTGGCGCCGCGCTGTTGGCGCTTTGCATGGGCGCCTTCGCGATCGGCACGACCGAGTTTTTGCCGGTCGCGCTGTTGCCAACGATCGGTGAGGATCTGGAAGTGTCGCTTCCGGCCGCCGGCCTGTTGGTCTCCGGCTATGCGTTGGGAGTCACGCTGCTGACGCCGATCTTGTCGGCGATGTTCTCCGGCTTGCCGCGCAAAGGGATGCTGATCAGCTTGATGGGGCTCTTCTTTGTGACGAATCTGCTGTGCGCGTTGGCGCCCAATTATGGCTTTTTGCTGGGCGTCCGATTTTTTACGGCGATCTCGCACGGCGTCTTTCTGGCCGCGGCGACAACCGTCGCAACATCGCTGGTTCCCAAGGGGAAAGAGGCGCATGCGATCGGCGTGATCTTCGCCGGATTGTCGGTCGCGATGGCGACGATCGTTCCGCTGGGGTCGCTGCTGGGGCAAACCTTGGGCTGGCGCGTCGCGTTTGCCGGCACGGCCTTCCTGGGGCTGTTCGCGATGCTCGCGCAAGCGCGCTATCTGCCGAAGTTGCCGGCGCCGACCAAACGCTTGACGCTCGCCGGTCAGGCGATGGTTTTGAAACAACCGCGCGTCTTGCTTGCCCTGAGCATGACAGCGCTCGGCTACGCCGGTACGTTCGCGACGTTCACTTACTTGACCGCGATTCTCGAAGAGATTTCCGGCTTCCAGGCGGTCGCCGTTACGTTGATCCTGGGAGTCCTTGGCGTCTGTATCACGATCGGCAATCTCATCGGCGGCAAAGCGGCTGATCGAAGTATTTACCCGGCGCTGGCCGGTCTGTTCGCTTTGGTGGTGGTCGGGATGCTTGGGCTTTGGTGGGCCGCGCCGTTTAAAATTGGGATGATCGTCGCGGTCATCTTCTTTGGTCTGTTCATGTTCAGCCCCGGCGCCGGGCTGCAAATGTTAGTCGTCAATCAGGCGCGTCGTTGGAAGCCAGGCGCCGTCGATGTCGCCGCGGGGCTGAACCAATCGGCCTTCAATCTGGGAATCGCGTTGGGCGCCGTGATCGGCGGTCAGGTAGTCGCTTCGCCGCTGGGACTAGGAGCGACGCCGTTGATCAGCGCCGGCGTGGTGATGCTGGCGATTGGTTTGATCGCACTGGGTTGGCGAATGGATCGGAAAGATGACGCGGCGGCGGAAGAGAAGCTTGTCGAGCAAGACGCGATCCGCATTGCCGTCGATTCGCCGGCGACTGTGACAAGCTAA
- the pheS gene encoding phenylalanine--tRNA ligase subunit alpha, with protein sequence MRDLDNLVDSAVERFNEAVDKFDGDVLEAARVEFLGAKSGKLKSAQKGLGKVGKDDKPAAGKRFNEVKQRIEELFESAVAKLSQSSGGGASSEAFDVSLPGTLLPVGHVHPITQTIEELKDIMGRLGFAAVEGPEIEDDWHNFEALNIPLEHPARDPLDNFYLHAGAKAAGGDMLLRSQTSTVQIRVMEETKPPIRIVSLGRVYRPDEIDATHYAMFHQIEGLMIDTDVTMADLKSVLHLFAKTYLGQDVEIRFRPSFFPFTEPSVEVDMRWNDAWLEFGGAGMVDPNVLRAVGYDPEVVTGFAFGLGVERLCMRRHGVNDIRHLYNNNVRFLSQF encoded by the coding sequence ATTCGCGATTTGGATAACCTGGTCGACTCGGCTGTCGAGCGCTTTAACGAAGCGGTCGATAAGTTCGACGGCGATGTGTTGGAAGCGGCCCGCGTCGAGTTTCTTGGCGCCAAGAGCGGCAAGCTCAAGTCGGCGCAAAAGGGACTCGGCAAAGTTGGCAAAGACGACAAGCCGGCGGCCGGAAAACGCTTTAACGAAGTCAAACAGCGAATCGAAGAGCTGTTTGAGTCGGCTGTCGCCAAGTTAAGCCAATCGAGCGGCGGCGGGGCTTCGTCGGAAGCGTTCGACGTCAGCTTGCCCGGCACGTTGCTGCCGGTCGGCCACGTCCACCCGATCACGCAAACGATCGAAGAGCTAAAAGACATTATGGGCCGGCTTGGCTTCGCGGCGGTCGAAGGCCCCGAGATCGAAGATGACTGGCACAACTTCGAGGCGCTCAACATCCCGCTCGAGCACCCCGCGCGCGATCCGCTCGACAATTTCTATCTGCATGCCGGAGCGAAAGCGGCCGGCGGCGACATGCTGCTGCGAAGCCAGACCAGCACCGTGCAGATTCGCGTGATGGAAGAGACCAAGCCGCCGATCCGGATCGTTTCGCTCGGCCGCGTCTATCGTCCTGACGAGATTGACGCGACGCACTACGCAATGTTCCATCAGATCGAAGGTCTGATGATCGACACCGACGTCACGATGGCCGATCTGAAGAGCGTGCTCCATCTCTTCGCCAAGACCTATTTGGGGCAAGACGTTGAGATTCGATTTCGGCCGTCGTTCTTCCCGTTCACGGAACCGAGCGTCGAAGTCGACATGCGTTGGAACGACGCTTGGCTCGAGTTCGGCGGCGCCGGCATGGTCGATCCCAACGTCTTGCGAGCGGTCGGTTACGATCCTGAAGTCGTCACTGGGTTCGCCTTTGGCTTGGGGGTCGAGCGACTTTGCATGCGTCGCCATGGGGTGAACGATATTCGGCATTTGTACAACAACAACGTGCGATTCCTGTCGCAGTTTTAA
- the rpmI gene encoding 50S ribosomal protein L35, translated as MPKMKTHKGTKKRFRLTANGHVKHRQCGTSHLATRLSSKRTRNLRGTRVLAEVDEVMLTKALCGYSY; from the coding sequence ATGCCAAAGATGAAGACGCACAAGGGAACGAAGAAACGGTTCCGACTGACCGCCAACGGACATGTAAAGCACCGCCAGTGCGGTACGAGCCACTTGGCCACTCGCTTGAGCTCGAAGCGGACGCGCAACCTGCGCGGCACCCGCGTGCTGGCGGAAGTGGACGAAGTGATGCTGACCAAAGCGCTTTGTGGATACAGCTACTAG
- a CDS encoding DUF1559 domain-containing protein: MELLVVIAIIGVLIALLLPAVQQAREAARRSQCSNNLKQLGLALHNYHDTFKSFPPGAITTSAKRTPFVRFMLDFIEQGPRSDLYDDKLAWHAQPSANHAALFANISTWQCPSDESRQSAEGYADHKGSYGVNWSQGGYSNNRGLETPFYVNEVNNFASMTDGSSNTLMMLEMLQAPEFTSGAGAVTSDQRGRLWNETSMTYQISTAIGPNSSAYDLGNNCKHQPEVKMPCSTGASREDSYVGSRSRHPGGVQTLFGDGSVRFLPDTINLSTYQAASTQSGGEVVDLP, from the coding sequence GTGGAACTGCTCGTTGTGATTGCTATCATCGGTGTTTTAATTGCGTTGTTGTTGCCAGCGGTTCAACAAGCCCGTGAAGCGGCCCGTCGCTCGCAGTGCAGCAACAATCTGAAGCAGTTGGGGCTCGCGCTGCACAACTATCACGACACCTTCAAAAGTTTTCCCCCGGGCGCAATCACAACCTCAGCCAAGCGAACGCCGTTTGTTCGCTTCATGCTTGATTTCATCGAGCAGGGCCCTCGCAGCGATTTATACGACGACAAGCTCGCGTGGCATGCCCAGCCCTCCGCGAACCACGCGGCGTTGTTTGCGAACATTTCGACCTGGCAATGTCCCAGCGACGAGTCGCGCCAGTCAGCGGAAGGTTACGCAGACCATAAAGGAAGTTATGGCGTCAATTGGAGCCAGGGCGGCTATTCCAACAATCGTGGTTTAGAAACCCCGTTTTATGTGAATGAAGTCAATAACTTCGCCAGCATGACCGACGGCAGCTCGAACACCTTAATGATGTTGGAAATGCTTCAGGCCCCCGAATTCACGTCAGGCGCAGGCGCGGTAACTTCGGATCAGCGTGGTCGTCTCTGGAACGAAACGTCGATGACCTATCAGATCAGCACGGCGATCGGCCCTAACTCTTCGGCCTATGATCTGGGGAACAATTGCAAACATCAGCCGGAAGTGAAAATGCCGTGCAGCACCGGCGCTTCTCGAGAAGACTCTTACGTCGGCTCGCGCAGTCGACATCCCGGCGGCGTACAAACCTTGTTTGGCGACGGCTCTGTTCGATTTCTGCCCGACACGATCAATCTAAGCACCTACCAAGCGGCCAGTACGCAATCAGGCGGCGAAGTGGTGGACCTTCCGTAG
- the rsfS gene encoding ribosome silencing factor, translating to MSETTSPHKRPDAQTTASSLELAHAAAQVSEDNRAKNIVVLDMRKLTSAFDYFVIVTGASRRQLHAISDEIDNKFEKELGDTRLGREGYDDSRWILLDYGDVVIHIFDDVTRDYFSLEELWAEAPRLDLSQVLHDHAANETSKTAPLSSDDQF from the coding sequence GTGTCGGAGACGACTTCCCCCCACAAACGGCCCGATGCGCAGACGACCGCCAGCAGTCTTGAGCTGGCGCACGCTGCGGCCCAAGTTTCTGAAGACAATCGCGCCAAGAATATCGTCGTCCTCGACATGCGCAAGCTGACGTCCGCGTTCGATTATTTTGTGATCGTCACCGGCGCCAGCCGCCGGCAGTTGCATGCGATCAGCGACGAAATCGACAACAAGTTTGAAAAAGAACTGGGCGACACGCGTCTTGGCCGTGAAGGCTACGACGACTCGCGCTGGATTCTGCTTGACTACGGCGACGTCGTGATTCACATCTTTGATGACGTAACGCGCGATTACTTTTCGCTCGAAGAGTTGTGGGCTGAAGCGCCGCGACTGGATCTGAGCCAAGTGTTGCACGACCACGCCGCCAACGAAACGTCGAAAACCGCGCCGCTCTCGTCGGACGATCAATTCTAA
- a CDS encoding DUF4198 domain-containing protein, which yields MNPLQNAVAVNRAKPHFTALLQLAASSCCLIALIGCGSNPYLPVSGTVLLDGQPLEDAKLIFEPIGDAEGNTSGRPSYGRTDASGQYSLHCPIADQDGAVIGRHRVRIVTTKLPTYTETQKSKARKHLQEQEAEGGNPNAEITQEMVDNYLSDVVRVVATKELLPAKYNSQTELEFTVKASGDNQADFDLQSRR from the coding sequence ATGAATCCCTTGCAGAACGCCGTCGCAGTCAATCGTGCAAAGCCCCACTTTACCGCCTTGCTGCAATTGGCGGCGAGCAGTTGTTGTCTCATCGCTCTGATCGGCTGTGGAAGCAATCCGTATTTGCCTGTCTCTGGCACTGTGCTGCTAGATGGCCAACCACTCGAAGACGCCAAGCTGATTTTTGAGCCCATCGGCGACGCGGAGGGCAATACTAGCGGCAGACCCTCGTATGGTCGCACCGATGCGTCAGGGCAATATTCGCTTCATTGTCCCATCGCCGATCAAGATGGAGCAGTCATCGGTCGGCACCGCGTGCGAATTGTGACAACCAAGTTGCCCACGTACACCGAGACTCAAAAATCGAAAGCAAGGAAGCACCTGCAAGAACAGGAGGCCGAAGGCGGTAATCCTAACGCAGAGATCACACAGGAAATGGTGGACAACTATCTCAGCGACGTTGTGCGAGTGGTGGCGACCAAAGAATTGCTGCCAGCCAAGTATAACTCTCAGACCGAGTTGGAATTTACCGTCAAAGCGAGCGGCGACAACCAAGCCGATTTTGATCTCCAATCACGGCGTTAG
- the rplT gene encoding 50S ribosomal protein L20 — MRTTYGAARHKSKKRLFKKARGFRGGRGKLLRTVKETLIRAGVYAYRDRKVRKREFRKLWIVRLNAAARQRGIRYSQFIYGLRKAGLELDRKTLSEMAIHDPRAFDEVTELVKTALAA; from the coding sequence ATGAGAACGACTTACGGCGCCGCACGGCACAAGTCGAAGAAGCGACTGTTTAAAAAAGCCCGCGGTTTCCGCGGCGGTCGCGGCAAGTTGCTGCGAACGGTGAAAGAAACCTTGATTCGCGCCGGCGTTTACGCCTATCGTGACCGTAAGGTGCGCAAACGCGAATTCCGCAAGCTGTGGATCGTGCGTTTGAACGCCGCCGCACGTCAGCGCGGCATCCGCTACAGCCAGTTCATTTATGGACTGCGCAAAGCGGGTCTTGAGCTTGATCGCAAGACGCTGTCGGAAATGGCCATCCATGATCCACGCGCCTTTGACGAAGTGACCGAGTTGGTGAAAACCGCCCTGGCCGCCTAA